Proteins encoded within one genomic window of Coriobacteriia bacterium:
- a CDS encoding cytochrome c gives MTTTRAATFVLLLVLAITVVGCSSQSTAPQSTTTNAPSSTSGSAGSAAQLGQQIFSTGNAADGSALPVTSGAGGPCARCHGNDATGMVGPDIRWSVLTGSASSSHAPRFPLTSEAQFVTAVTTGQAGGNALRPMMPHYQLTAAQSAAIIAYLKTL, from the coding sequence ATGACCACCACGCGCGCTGCCACCTTTGTGCTCCTACTCGTACTCGCGATCACCGTCGTTGGCTGCTCGTCGCAGTCGACCGCCCCCCAGTCGACCACCACAAACGCGCCGTCGTCTACGAGCGGGTCCGCCGGATCCGCAGCACAGCTCGGCCAGCAGATCTTCTCGACCGGGAACGCCGCGGATGGCTCCGCGCTTCCGGTGACGTCTGGTGCGGGCGGGCCGTGCGCACGCTGCCACGGCAACGACGCGACGGGCATGGTCGGGCCCGACATCCGTTGGAGCGTCCTGACGGGCTCGGCGAGTTCATCGCACGCGCCGCGCTTCCCGCTGACGAGCGAGGCGCAGTTCGTCACAGCCGTAACGACCGGCCAGGCCGGTGGCAACGCCTTGCGCCCGATGATGCCGCACTACCAGCTCACTGCCGCGCAGTCCGCGGCCATCATCGCCTACCTCAAGACGCTGTGA
- the trxA gene encoding thioredoxin, whose protein sequence is MADLTQVTDANFEATVTSSSKPFVLDFWAPWCGPCRMMEPVLKELAEEYEGITVGKLNVDENPAVATKHDILSIPTLLVFVDGQVAKKIVGAMPKKKLVEELSAWVG, encoded by the coding sequence ATGGCAGATCTGACGCAGGTCACGGACGCGAACTTCGAGGCGACAGTAACCTCGAGCTCCAAGCCGTTCGTGCTCGACTTTTGGGCGCCGTGGTGCGGACCGTGCCGCATGATGGAGCCGGTCCTCAAGGAACTCGCCGAGGAGTACGAAGGCATCACCGTCGGCAAGCTCAACGTCGACGAGAATCCGGCAGTCGCCACCAAACACGACATCCTTTCGATCCCGACGCTGTTGGTGTTCGTTGACGGCCAGGTTGCCAAGAAGATCGTTGGCGCAATGCCTAAGAAGAAGCTCGTCGAGGAGTTGTCGGCCTGGGTCGGCTAG
- the trxB gene encoding thioredoxin-disulfide reductase — MTREHIQIAIIGGGPGGLAAALYAARGRANTVVFERGIPGGQIITTDWVENYPGFPGGINGAELGDLMTKQAEEHGAIIRTFSPIESISKLDSGHFLLDCEDEQFEADVVIVATGAVPRKLGIPGEAEFTGRGVSWCATCDGALYKEKTVAVIGGGDAAVEEAMFLTKFAAKVHLIHRRDEFRATKCIRERCQVNPKIEEHLSRVPVEIVGGDGKVAGVRLESTKGEPEEYLALDGVFIFVGVHPVNELVQGLVDLSPAGYVRIDHDGRTNVSGLFAAGDVTDSELKQVITAASKGASAAFEALRYLDENTECSL; from the coding sequence GTGACCCGAGAGCACATCCAGATCGCAATCATCGGCGGCGGACCCGGAGGTCTCGCCGCGGCGCTCTACGCGGCGCGTGGCCGAGCAAACACCGTTGTCTTCGAGCGCGGCATTCCCGGCGGCCAGATCATCACGACCGACTGGGTCGAGAACTACCCCGGCTTTCCGGGCGGGATCAACGGAGCCGAACTCGGCGACCTGATGACCAAGCAAGCCGAGGAGCATGGCGCCATCATCCGCACGTTCTCGCCCATCGAGTCGATCTCCAAGCTCGACAGCGGGCACTTCCTGCTTGACTGCGAAGACGAGCAGTTCGAGGCCGACGTCGTGATCGTGGCGACGGGAGCGGTGCCGCGAAAGCTGGGCATCCCGGGCGAGGCCGAGTTCACGGGCCGCGGTGTCTCGTGGTGCGCGACGTGCGACGGCGCGCTGTACAAGGAGAAGACGGTCGCAGTGATCGGCGGTGGCGACGCAGCAGTCGAAGAGGCGATGTTCCTGACCAAGTTCGCGGCCAAGGTCCACTTGATCCATCGCCGGGACGAGTTCCGCGCCACGAAGTGCATTCGCGAGCGCTGCCAGGTCAACCCCAAGATCGAGGAGCACCTCTCGCGCGTCCCGGTCGAGATTGTAGGCGGCGACGGCAAGGTAGCCGGCGTGCGGCTCGAGTCCACCAAGGGCGAGCCCGAGGAGTACCTGGCCCTCGACGGCGTCTTCATCTTCGTGGGCGTACACCCGGTCAACGAGCTCGTTCAGGGGCTTGTGGACCTCTCGCCCGCGGGCTACGTCCGAATCGATCACGACGGACGCACGAACGTGTCGGGTCTGTTCGCCGCCGGCGACGTGACCGACTCCGAGCTCAAGCAGGTAATCACCGCGGCTTCAAAGGGGGCCTCGGCGGCTTTTGAGGCTCTGAGGTATCTTGACGAGAACACCGAGTGCTCGCTCTAG
- a CDS encoding PIN domain-containing protein has translation MTKVVVLDTNVLLADPNVLLSFPRCDVVLPETVLGELDKLKTARVDPDLRFRGREVSRILFDLSEEGSLIDGVELPDGGTLRVAPFESEGPLPNGLQTRNADDRILATVFQLLDNYGEDAEVTLVTNDLNMLLKAQTLGIQVQRHGDGTEGGFARRFIIRPFQRYRVPLSILAVALAVFGGVIVLVVWGPGAVRTSSTTIPPEFRTLLTQSQQQALTYLTTLQRNPNDTQSLLGMGNFFFDQNRQAQNQGDAATAIVYGQQGLPYYEQYLHLAPADLNARSDYAALLFYTGQADRAVQEVATVLQQDPNNVSANFNLGIFYWQGNRQDLKGAANQFKKVQKLVQNNPSQQQIYTTAAADLDAIQKQAAATGIKIDTTSTVAP, from the coding sequence ATGACCAAAGTTGTGGTGCTCGACACCAACGTGTTGCTCGCCGACCCCAACGTGTTGCTGTCGTTCCCTCGTTGCGATGTAGTGCTGCCCGAGACGGTCCTGGGCGAGTTGGACAAGCTCAAGACCGCCCGCGTCGACCCAGACCTACGGTTCCGTGGTCGCGAGGTGAGCCGAATCCTCTTCGACCTGTCCGAGGAGGGCTCCCTGATCGACGGCGTCGAGCTGCCCGACGGGGGCACCCTTCGGGTCGCGCCGTTCGAGTCCGAGGGCCCGCTGCCCAACGGCTTGCAGACACGAAACGCCGACGACCGCATCCTCGCAACCGTGTTCCAGCTGCTCGACAACTACGGCGAGGACGCCGAGGTCACGCTGGTCACCAACGACCTCAACATGCTCCTCAAGGCCCAGACCCTCGGCATTCAGGTACAGCGTCACGGCGACGGGACCGAGGGCGGGTTCGCTCGGCGGTTCATCATCCGGCCATTCCAGCGCTATCGAGTGCCGCTCTCGATCTTGGCCGTGGCGCTCGCGGTGTTTGGCGGCGTCATCGTGCTCGTCGTCTGGGGACCCGGCGCGGTGCGCACCAGCAGCACTACGATCCCTCCCGAGTTCAGGACGCTTCTCACTCAATCACAGCAACAGGCCCTGACGTACTTGACCACGCTGCAGAGGAACCCCAACGACACGCAGTCTCTGCTGGGCATGGGCAACTTCTTCTTCGATCAAAATCGGCAAGCGCAGAATCAGGGCGATGCTGCGACGGCAATCGTCTATGGCCAGCAGGGACTGCCGTACTACGAGCAGTACCTGCACTTGGCACCGGCCGATCTCAACGCGCGCTCGGACTATGCGGCTTTGCTCTTCTATACCGGACAGGCAGACCGCGCGGTCCAAGAAGTCGCCACCGTTTTGCAGCAGGACCCCAACAACGTCAGCGCCAACTTCAACCTGGGGATCTTCTACTGGCAGGGCAACCGCCAGGACCTGAAGGGCGCGGCGAATCAGTTCAAGAAGGTCCAGAAGCTCGTTCAAAACAACCCGTCGCAGCAGCAGATCTACACGACCGCAGCGGCCGATCTGGATGCTATCCAGAAGCAGGCCGCGGCTACGGGTATCAAGATCGATACCACCTCGACAGTCGCTCCGTAG